GTTTTTTTCCGGCCACCCGACGGGGCTGACCCGCCAGAATCTGTTCTTTTCCCTGAGATCCGCTCGCTTCGACATCGGCCCCGGTGAAGACGTTGCCGGACACGATGTCGAGACCATAGGCGAACATCAGCCCGCAAATGGCGGCCAGTTCGCCGATGCGGTCGACGCCGACAATCGTGACCCGTTGTCGGCCGTCCGGCTCGTCATCCACTCTCACGCGGATGAGCTGTTCGGAACCCAGGTCGTTGAGCAGCGAGACGTGTTGCTGTTCGGCTTCGTTCGAAAAGCACTCGTGATAATTTTCCGCCGCGCGGCCGAAGTGCAGATCGACAGGCGTCGGTTCGACGGCCGGCTGTCGCAAAGGGTGCTGATCGTGATGGAGATAGCGTTCGAAGATCTCCCGGACGGAGTGGGAATGCAGTTCGTATTGTTCGAGAAACGTTTTCGTATCGGGAAAATCGAGTCGTCGCGCCAGATAAGCCAGTCGGCGGTCAGAGCGAGGGAGTGAATGTTCCTGCTTATTGTGCAGGAGCTGCAGCGCATGCTCGATGGTCCGCAGGACGATGTAGCCCTCGGTCAGACGGCGGAACTCTTCCGGAAAAATCAGCTCTTGTTCCGCCAGTCGCACGAGGCCGTCGAGGGTGTTGATGCTGCGGACTTCCGGCCGGCGGCCTCCATAGGTGAGCTGCAAAAACTGCGTCACGAATTCGATATCGCGAATGCCGCCAGGGCCCCCTTTGACTTCCCCCCAGCGATGACCCCGACGGGCGAGCTGGTCTTCGATCTTTTTCTTCATCTGCCGGATATTGCGGCGGACCTCGCCCGGATCGATTTCGAAAATACACGACTCCAGCCGAGCCAGAACGTCGAACCCGACGCCCAGATTGCCGGCGATCGGCCGCGCTTTCAGCAACGCCTGCTTCTCCCAGAGTTGCCCATTCCGCTTCATGTAATCGACATAGGCATCGGCCGTCGTCACCAGCGCGCCGGCGTCACCCCAGGGCCGCAGCCGCATGTCGACCCGATAGAGAAACCCCAGATCGGTCGCCTCGGCCAGCGTTTTGATGAGCTTCTGCCCGACGCCCCAATAGCGTTCTGCTTCCCGTTCGCAGACGAACACCAGGTCGATGTCCGAGCTATAGTTGAGTTCTTCACCGCCGAGTTTGCCGAACGCCAGCACGACAAAGTCATCCAGCGGCAGCCCTTCAATTTGTGCGACCCGTTCGAGCGAGATCTGCACGAGGGCATCGGCCAGCAGCGCCAGTTGCAAAGTGACGGTCTTCAGGTCCATCAGCCCGAACGTATCACAAGCCGCGAGCCGCAACAGTTCCCATTGCTGGAATCGCCGCAGTTGAGTCATCACCTCCGGCAGCGAGGCGCCCGGCGGAACCTCGCGCCGGCCATGCTCGGCGAAATCCCCGCGGCTTTTGAATTCGGCGAGACGTTTGTGCTCGGTGAGTTCGTCGAGATAGTGCGGATTCCGCAGCAGAATCTCGGTGAGAAACTGACTTCCGACGAACAGCTTGACCAGGATTTCGACCGCTCGCGGCTGCTGTACCAGCCGTGCAATCAACGGGTCGCGATCTTCCGATGATTGAATGAATCGTTGAAAATTCAGTAGCGATGCGTCCGGCGAAGCGGCGTCGTTCAAGGCATGCAGCAGGGCCGGCATTAACTGCGCGCACATCGCCCGTTGCAGGTCGGTGTCACACAGCGTCTGGAACCGCGCCCTGGCCGCGGCGAGATCTTCAAACCCGACCTCATTCAAAACCGCGAAAACTTCGTCGGACGGATGACCGTCCGGCGAGAGCAATTCCAGTGCGGATTGAGGATCGATCATGGAATGGTCAAAAGACCGGGTTGTAAACAGGGCTCCATTTGGCAATCACCACTGCGTCACCAAAACACGGAGAAATCAGGGGATTGAACCACGAAAAAAACGAAAGACACGAAAAAACTCATCGAATTCGGCTGTCGTGTCTAAGGGCAGAAAACAAGTGGCTGAAGCCCGTTCGTCAATCCCTTTCGTGTCTTTCGTCTTTTTCGTGGTTCCTTTTCCTCCGTGCTGGACATTCACCTATCAGTCAATCGGGCAGAAGGGCGCCGTCGGCTGTGGATTGATCTGCTGCTGGCAGGTGCCCTGCAGTTTTCGGATCTGTGCCGAGGCCTGGGCCACTGACTCGGCGTCGGGATGAATCTCGATCTGCAATTCCGACGTATAGGTGGCGCCGGCGGCGAGGTTGATCACCCGACCGTGGTGCCGTTCGAAGGTTTTGAAATTCGGATAGTTCGTCGCAGGTTCGAGTCCGGCGACATATCCGGCCCGTTCGTCCTGAGTACATTTCCAGACGGCGAAACAGGGCAACTGTACGGTTTTGAACTTCAAACTGATGCCGTGATTCCCGGCTTTGTTTTTGAGCAGAGTTTGCGTCTCGCCGTTGGCATCCGCCAGCAGGTGGTAGTAGTAGACCTGTTCCGCGAAACCTGCCGTCGGCCCCAGGCATTTTCCGTGGCTGCGAATTCCTTCGGCAGCGCGGTTGTCACGGGGAATCACGCGATCCGCAGCACATTCGACGACCGCTCCCTCTTCCAGAAACGGCTTGCCGACGTTGGTGTGATACAGCAATTGCAGCTCAGTGCTGTCGCAGCCGATGTTTGTGATTTCATCTCGAATCAGGAACGACGAACTCCCAATCTTTGACGTGACGGTCGACTTCATCCGCAGTTGCGGACCGAACAACGTACATTCATCCACCACGCCGCTGACTCCTACCGTTTGCGATTCATCATCGGCAAACAGTTCGACGTCACTGGCAGGCAAGTTTGCGATCCGGCCATGCAGCGTCAGGTCCGATTCCAGAGGGCTGCTGGCTCCCTCGTCATGTCCCGGCGGGCCGTTCGAGGCCAGGCCGCATCTGCAGAGCAATTCATTGAAGCCGTCGAGCCAGCCGAGACCGTTTCGTCCCTTGAGGTCGACAAACTGGGGGTGGACAGGCTGTTTGATGGGTGAGTTCCAGCCTACCTGCAGGTCTTCGTAACGAGCCTGCCAGATCCCCATGCCGCGAGTCGGCAGGATGTAAATCGACAGCGGGCCGTTACACAGCTCGATCAGCTCGACCCCTGCGGAGAGTCCGCTCCAGAAGTGACCCATCCGGATTGACCAGTCATCCCGGCCGGCGATTTTCTTCTGCTGCCGACCGTCGAGCAGCGTCTCCATCTCCGGGAGACGGCGGCTGTCGAGTGCGGCATCGAGCTGAATGCGGGTCGTTCCCATGATGAGCGTCCTTTCGCCCTGAAGTAACAAGTTGTCAGTTTTCAGTCGTCAGTTTTCAGTTCAGACCGAGTCACTTGAGAAAACACCAATTGTGACCATTTCGGATGTCAATGATTGGGCAATGTGAATGGCCATCCAGCTTTCTTACTGAAAACTGAGAACTGAAAACTTTGAACTCCTGAATGAAGACAATTGCTCAGAGTGTATCGACGCGCCCACCGTGTTGCACGCCGTGGGCATCCGCTTGTTCCGCAGGTGCAGCAGACGGAATGGCTGATAGAATCCATGCATTGCCGCGATCGTTGAGAAGGCATCAGTCCGCACCGTTCCGTCCCCATTTTTGATTTAGAAGCCCGCATGACTTCCGGACTGTTCATCACCGGGACCGACACAGGCGTCGGCAAGACGCATGTCACCTGTCAGTTGGCCGGGGCGATGGTGGAGATGGGGCTGCGCGTGGGGGCTTACAAGCCCGTCTGTTCCGGCGCGGAAGTTAGCGAAAGTGGGAAGCTCCACTGGGGGGATGTGGAGCAGATCTGGAATGCTCTGGGCGGTCGGTATCCGCGAGAGCTGATCTGCCCGCAGACGTTTCATGCGGCGGTGGCCCCGCCCGTTGCGGCGAAGATGGAAAAGAGATCAGTCGATTCCTCGTTGCTTCGCGCCGGGGCGGCAGCATGGCATGACAAAGTTGATTGTCTCCTGGTCGAAGGGGCCGGAGGCTGGTTTTCGCCGATTGCCGACGGCGAGACCGTGTCTGACCTCGCCCGGGATTTGCGCTTTCCCGTCGTGATTGTGTCAGCGAACCGGCTCGGCATGATCAATCACACGCTGCTCACGATTCTGGCCGTGCGTCAGGCGGGATTGCCGATTGCTGGAATTGTGGAGAATTGCGTGCAGTCGGCAATGGATGAATCTGCGGCGACCAACATCGGGCTGCTGCAGGAACTGACCGACGTGCCGGTGTTCGGGCCGTGGCCTTGGTTTCCTCCAACTGATTTGCTTCCGCCTCACGGATTCGCGACGATGAGACAGGCGACCGTGGACGGTCTGTTTTCAGGGGTGACGTTGCCGAAACACACGCGGTAACCTTGATGGCGTCTCCGACGCGGAGTCCAACAACATGAGCGGTGACGACTCGTTTCCCAATTTTGACTGGCTGAAACAGGGCATCGGTTCGCAACCGCCCGCGCCAGCCCCGTCAGAGCCTGCTCCGCTGCTTCCTCCAGAACCCGCCGAGGTTGCAGAACCGGCTGCTGCGGAAGATTCCGGCAGCGCCATTGACGATCTGGAACAGCTTCCCGATCCCCAATTGAACGAGTCAGACGGCTCGACTCTCATCATTCGCCACGACGATTTCGCGGCTGACGATTCACCGGCGAGTCCCTCCCGTCAGGTCACGTTCACTCCCGGGTATGAAGAATTCTCGGCTCCCGCTGCGGAAGTTCCGCCGCTCGTCGAGACAGATTTTTCTGAAGAGGAAGCCGCCCCGCTCGGTCCCCCGTCGGCCGAATCGGCCAATGAGTCGGAAGCGATCGAAGCCAACCCGACTGATCCGGTCCCCGTCGCCTCCACACAACGCTTCCCGTGGGATCCCGATCCGGTCGCGGCGATGAGCAATCCGGAAACCGCTTTCATTGTCGGGACGGTCGCAGGAGCTGCGGATGCCAATCAAGAGCAAGAAGCCAAAGAGACCGTTCTCGAAGAGTCCCCAGCGACCGCCTCTGGGGGAGAGGATGGAGAAAGCCACACTGAAGTTTTGAAGTCCGACGAAGTTCCCCGCCCTGCTCCCGGCAGTTGGCCTGATTTTGCGATGCCGGTTGCCGCCGCCGCAACAGCGGCGTCACTTCTTCCGCCCTCAGATGACGCCATCCCCGTCAAATCAAAGAGCAAAAAGCCGGCTGCTGCGGCAACTGCAACGACCCAGGGCCCAAGCAGGATGTTGGTCATTTTGGCCAGCTATGCCAGTGCGATGACTCTCGCGTTCATCGCACTACTGGTGCGCGATCTCAGTTTGACCTTTCGTCCGCATCACCTGGAAAGTCTGCCGGACATTGTCAGCGAAAAGGTCGAGAACCTGTCCTACATCCCCGCAAACGCCACGCTTCCTCCTGGCCATACGCTCGTCTTCGGCGAGGCGCGTCGCTTTGGCAACATCCTGGTCGAGCCGATCAAGATCACGCAGGAACCGGCCGCCTTCGTCCACTACACCGGCGACGCCAAAAAACAGAAAGAACCAACCGCGCCGGTCTGGAAACTGTGGCTCAAGCTGACGAATGTTTCTGACACTCAGACGATCGCCCCGCTGGATCGACGGCTGGTTCTGCGCTGGGTGCCGAAGGCCCGGCAGACCTGGGACTACACGAACTACTACGTCACCGAGCGGGATACGACCAACCGTAACGCCCCCAGCCTGCAACTCTATCGACTCCCTTCAGCCAGCGACTGGGATCTGAAAGACCAGGAACTCGGCAAGGAATTGAAGCCGGGCGAGTCGTACATCACTTACCTCGCTTCAACCGACGAAGGCTTCGAAGCTCTTGGACAAGACCTCGTCTGGCGGGTGCAGATCCGCAAGGGCTATTCCAATCAAGGGCACGGCGTGACCACCATCTTTCAGGTGGCCTTCAAGAAAGACGAAGTCACAAAGACGGCGTCCTAGTTTGGCGGTCGTTTTGTCGTTGGAGACTGAAGTTCGAAAAAGAAGAACCGGGGGCTGATTGACGCCGATCAGCCGGCACGCGTTAGCGTCCGGTTCGCTTGATCTTGTGATAGGCCGAGTGAAATTGGACAAGTTGCCTGCCGCGATGTTTCTGGAGTAACGAGATGGCGCTGACAAGATTTGGAATCGCGGTCGTCATGGGCCTTGCCCTGACATGCGCTGTCATCGCGGCGGAAGTCTCCTCGCCCCGGCATGAAGTCATTGCCGCCGACAAAGGGAAGATCGTTCGCTATGACGCCGCCGGAAAGCCGGTCTGGATTTACGAGCATGGCTCGCCGGTGCATCACATTCAACAATTGCCCAACGGCAATCTGCTGACGCAGAAGAACTGGACGACGCTCGTCGAGATCTCGCCTGAGAAGCAGATCGTCTGGTCTTACGACGCCGGCAAATCGAACGGCAATGCCGGTAAGAAAATCGAGATCCACACGTTTGCCCGACTCCCGAATGGCAACACGGCCATTGTCGAGAACGGCGCCGGCCGCGTCATCGAAATCGATCCCGCCGGTACGATTCAGTCACAGTTCCCCTATCAGGTGTCAAAGCCCGATGCGCATCGCGATGTCCGCCAGGCACAATGGCTCTCCTCAGGCAACGTGCTGATCTGCCATGAAGGGGACGGCAAGGTGGTCGAGTACTCTCCACAGGGAGAGATCGTCTGGAGCTACGACATTCCACTCTTTGACCAGAAGCCGCGCGGCGGTCATGGCGTCGAAGCCTGGGGAAATCAGGTGTTCAATGCCCTGCGGCTGGCGAATGGCAACACTCTCATCGCCACCGGCAACGGGCACAGCGTGCTGGAAGTGACGCCTGAAAAGGAGATCGTCTGGCATCTGAAGCAAAACGATCTCCCCGGCATCACGCTGGCCTGGGTGACTTCGCTGGAGCAGTTGCCCAACGGCAACCTAATCGTCGGCAACTGCCATGCTGGGCCAGAAAACCCGCAGTTGATCGAAGTCTCCCGCGACAAAAAAGCAGTCTGGACCTTCAAGGATTTCGACCTGCTCGGCAACTCCACCGCCGCCTCCGCCACAGTTGCCAAGTAGCGATCAGCAGTCATCTGTCGGCATTATTTGCCTTCAACCTTAAACCCTCACCCTTCAACCCCTCCCCCCATGCCCCATCGCATTCGCTTCATCATGGTCGGCGGTTTTCTTGGCGCTGGCAAAACCACCACGCTCGGTCAGCTCGCCAGGCACTACACCGATCAGGGACTCAACGTCGGGATCGTCACCAACGATCAGGCGACTGATCTGGTCGACACCAACACGTTGCGATCGCAGGGTTTCGACGTGGGCGAAGTCGCCGGCGCCTGCTTCTGCTGCAACTTCAACGAACTCATCAGCACGATGGGCAAGCTCTCGGCCGAGCGCCGCCCGGATGTGATTCTCGCCGAGCCGGTCGGCAGTTGTACTGACCTGGTGGCGACAGTGATTCAGCCCATCAAGCAACTGTTCGATGCCGAGTTCGACATCGCCCCCTACGGCGTGATCCTGAAGCCCAGCCATGGCGTACGGATCTTGAAGAACGAGCCGAATTCCGGCTTCTCACCCAAGGCCGCGTACATCCTCACCAAACAATTGGAAGAGGCCGACCTGATTCTGATCAACCGTATCGATGAACTCAGCGAAGCCGAGATCAACGAGATTGCTGCGCTGTGTGCGGAAAAGTGCCCCGGCACGCCGCTGCTGCGGCTCTCGGCCAAAACCGGGGAAGGGCTCGGCGAATTCATCGAGTTCCTGGCTCAGGACGGCCAGTTCGGCCGCAAAATTCTGGAGATCGATTACGACACATATGCTGAAGGGGAAGCGGAACTCGGCTGGCTCAACAGCAGCCTGACCGTCGCGTCGGAGCAGACCTTCCTGCTAGATGACTTCCTGGTGGGAGTCGTCTTCCAATTGCAGTCGAAACTCAAGAAGGCCGAGTTCGAGCCGGCGCATCTGAAAGCAATCGGCCTGTGGGAAGGTTTCTTCGGCGTCGCCAATCTGATCAGCAGCGACACCGGCGTCGAACTCTCGCT
This genomic interval from Planctomicrobium piriforme contains the following:
- the bioD gene encoding dethiobiotin synthase; protein product: MTSGLFITGTDTGVGKTHVTCQLAGAMVEMGLRVGAYKPVCSGAEVSESGKLHWGDVEQIWNALGGRYPRELICPQTFHAAVAPPVAAKMEKRSVDSSLLRAGAAAWHDKVDCLLVEGAGGWFSPIADGETVSDLARDLRFPVVIVSANRLGMINHTLLTILAVRQAGLPIAGIVENCVQSAMDESAATNIGLLQELTDVPVFGPWPWFPPTDLLPPHGFATMRQATVDGLFSGVTLPKHTR
- a CDS encoding beta-propeller domain-containing protein; translation: MALTRFGIAVVMGLALTCAVIAAEVSSPRHEVIAADKGKIVRYDAAGKPVWIYEHGSPVHHIQQLPNGNLLTQKNWTTLVEISPEKQIVWSYDAGKSNGNAGKKIEIHTFARLPNGNTAIVENGAGRVIEIDPAGTIQSQFPYQVSKPDAHRDVRQAQWLSSGNVLICHEGDGKVVEYSPQGEIVWSYDIPLFDQKPRGGHGVEAWGNQVFNALRLANGNTLIATGNGHSVLEVTPEKEIVWHLKQNDLPGITLAWVTSLEQLPNGNLIVGNCHAGPENPQLIEVSRDKKAVWTFKDFDLLGNSTAASATVAK
- a CDS encoding aldose 1-epimerase family protein, which produces MGTTRIQLDAALDSRRLPEMETLLDGRQQKKIAGRDDWSIRMGHFWSGLSAGVELIELCNGPLSIYILPTRGMGIWQARYEDLQVGWNSPIKQPVHPQFVDLKGRNGLGWLDGFNELLCRCGLASNGPPGHDEGASSPLESDLTLHGRIANLPASDVELFADDESQTVGVSGVVDECTLFGPQLRMKSTVTSKIGSSSFLIRDEITNIGCDSTELQLLYHTNVGKPFLEEGAVVECAADRVIPRDNRAAEGIRSHGKCLGPTAGFAEQVYYYHLLADANGETQTLLKNKAGNHGISLKFKTVQLPCFAVWKCTQDERAGYVAGLEPATNYPNFKTFERHHGRVINLAAGATYTSELQIEIHPDAESVAQASAQIRKLQGTCQQQINPQPTAPFCPID
- a CDS encoding GTP-binding protein; translation: MPHRIRFIMVGGFLGAGKTTTLGQLARHYTDQGLNVGIVTNDQATDLVDTNTLRSQGFDVGEVAGACFCCNFNELISTMGKLSAERRPDVILAEPVGSCTDLVATVIQPIKQLFDAEFDIAPYGVILKPSHGVRILKNEPNSGFSPKAAYILTKQLEEADLILINRIDELSEAEINEIAALCAEKCPGTPLLRLSAKTGEGLGEFIEFLAQDGQFGRKILEIDYDTYAEGEAELGWLNSSLTVASEQTFLLDDFLVGVVFQLQSKLKKAEFEPAHLKAIGLWEGFFGVANLISSDTGVELSLPSDCEVKRAEIIVNARVACDPQLLQEFVEEAIQEVANLIQLEVTFRQTQSFRPGRPTPTHRLAEPVA